The bacterium genome includes a region encoding these proteins:
- a CDS encoding tetratricopeptide repeat protein: MSKSRITKKELKEDAFVTAAFEAGHFFKENMLKIVLGAVGLLVLVGGSWLYVNYRSERITEASLELFKAESIYMGGNFAVAATDFDRVADDYSGTPSAAKALFFAGDSYYKAGQYDQAKERFEKARKQLSNSDPLKLNSVAGLAAVAEQQGDPAAAAGIYREAVGLAHFDYEKVILMGDLSRALEVGGQTDEALKVMDEIVEKYPDSPRTPLIKEHRAEVRARMQSGQKG; the protein is encoded by the coding sequence ATGAGCAAGAGCCGGATCACCAAAAAAGAGCTTAAAGAGGACGCCTTTGTCACCGCCGCGTTCGAAGCGGGCCACTTTTTCAAAGAAAACATGCTCAAGATCGTCCTCGGCGCCGTGGGCCTTCTGGTGCTGGTCGGCGGGAGCTGGCTGTACGTGAACTACCGAAGCGAGCGGATCACCGAGGCCTCGCTCGAGCTGTTCAAGGCCGAGTCCATTTACATGGGCGGCAATTTCGCCGTGGCCGCCACGGATTTCGACCGCGTGGCCGATGATTACTCGGGCACGCCCTCCGCGGCCAAGGCCCTGTTCTTTGCCGGCGATTCCTACTACAAGGCCGGCCAGTACGACCAGGCCAAGGAGCGTTTCGAGAAGGCGCGCAAGCAACTCAGCAATTCCGACCCGCTCAAGCTCAACAGTGTGGCGGGGCTGGCCGCTGTGGCCGAGCAGCAGGGCGACCCGGCCGCGGCCGCCGGGATCTACCGCGAGGCCGTGGGGCTTGCGCATTTCGATTACGAGAAAGTTATCCTGATGGGAGACCTCAGCCGTGCGCTGGAAGTCGGCGGCCAGACCGATGAGGCCCTCAAGGTGATGGACGAGATCGTGGAAAAATACCCGGACAGCCCGCGCACCCCGCTGATCAAGGAACACCGCGCCGAGGTGCGGGCCCGCATGCAGTCCGGCCAGAAAGGCTGA